The following are from one region of the Arachis duranensis cultivar V14167 chromosome 10, aradu.V14167.gnm2.J7QH, whole genome shotgun sequence genome:
- the LOC107468628 gene encoding uncharacterized protein LOC107468628, whose translation MALRIHVIPTPRLFSSSSSTPITTHLFSARLNTRISCTKNNNNNSSNKGISDATLATELGIRITGIRSRVKQTEQAINKSRHLLFRHLCEYMGLNEDNAKLQWTKMEDSQKWALVQGFVAEWGALFHPLSARSTKDMVEEYLKQGNGTGTGAGNPSTDSASDSLVHFVESRG comes from the coding sequence atGGCTCTGCGGATTCATGTTATTCCCACACCAAggctcttctcctcctcctcctccacccCCATCACCACCCACCTCTTCTCTGCAAGGCTCAACACGCGAATCTCATGCACcaagaataacaataacaacagcAGCAACAAGGGCATTAGCGACGCCACACTGGCCACAGAGCTAGGCATCAGGATTACCGGCATCAGAAGCCGGGTGAAGCAGACTGAGCAAGCCATAAACAAGAGCCGCCACCTCCTCTTCCGCCACCTCTGCGAGTACATGGGTCTCAACGAAGACAACGCCAAACTCCAATGGACCAAAATGGAAGATAGCCAAAAATGGGCATTGGTTCAAGGCTTTGTCGCCGAGTGGGGTGCACTCTTTCACCCATTGTCCGCAAGGTCCACTAAAGACATGGTCGAGGAGTATCTTAAACAAGGGAATGGGACTGGGACTGGGGCTGGGAACCCATCTACAGATTCAGCTTCTGATTCACTGGTTCATTTCGTGGAATCAAGAGGATGA
- the LOC107468738 gene encoding phosphoglycerate mutase-like protein 1, whose translation MLTFTLIVAATSSISTFSLIGSSSPSSSLSFPSISRAFRSRSRSRSRSRSRPSALCFSGLSENTDSGVAPCLFPLHRCKTIHLVRHAQGIHNVEGDKNYDAYLNPAYFDAQLTPLGWQQVDNLRKHVRASGLIKRIDLVTVSPLLRTLQTAVGVFGGEDYIDGIDALPLMIANAGNSSHNAISSINCPPFLQTFVSMCFLMQGVHPCDKRRSISEYQHLFPAIDFSLIDSNEDIWWKANARETKEELTDRGLKFLDWLWTRKEKEIAIVTHRAFLFHTLNAFGNDCHPSVKIEISKPFANCEFRSMVIVDR comes from the exons atgctcACGTTCACATTAATAGTTGCAGCTACGAGCAGCATAAGCACTTTTTCTCTGATTGGATCATCGTCGCCGTCTTCTTCGCTAAGCTTTCCCTCCATTTCCCGCGCATTTCGCTCTCGCTCTCGTTCTCGTTCTCGTTCTCGTTCTCGTCCTTCTGCTCTCTGCTTCTCAG GTTTGTCAGAGAATACGGATTCTGGTGTTGCTCCGTGTTTGTTTCCATTGCATCGTTGTAAAACAATTCACCTG GTCAGGCATGCACAGGGGATCCACAATGTCGAAGGAGACAAGAATTACGATGCATACTTGAATCCTGCATATTTTGATGCACAACTTACGCCATTAGGCTGGCAACAG GTTGATAATTTGCGAAAGCATGTTCGTGCTTCTGGGCTTATAAAGAGGATTGACCTAGTCACTGTATCTCCTTTATTGAG GACTCTACAAACAGCTGTTGGCGTATTTGGTGGTGAGGACTACATAGATGGAATAGATGCACTTCCCCTAATGATAGCTAATGCAGGAAACAGCAGTCATAATGCAATTTCAAGTATTAATTGCCCCC CATTCCTACAGACGTTTGTCTCAATGTGTTTTCTTATGCAGGGAGTTCATCCCTGTGACAAAAGAAGAAGCATTAGTGAGTATCAACATCTATTTCCTGCAATTGATTTTTCACTG atAGATAGCAATGAGGATATTTGGTGGAAGGCTAATGCTAGAGAGACAAAGGAAGAACTAACTGATAGAGGGCTTAAGTTCCTGGACTG GTTGTGGAcacgaaaagaaaaagagatagCAATCGTGACGCATAGAGCATTTTTGTTTCATACTCTAAATGCATTTGGAAATGATTGCCATCCCTCGGTTAAGATAGAAATATCCAAGCC CTTTGCTAACTGCGAATTTCGCTCCATGGTAATTGTTGATAGGTAA
- the LOC107468602 gene encoding fatty acid amide hydrolase, with protein MVKKLEMLPAKDVDLSSVKYEHEVVKAPHLTGFVFRFFVRILELPLIGPAIMTHLKKDNKIDQLLRHTVIPEGPMFKPEYPPRETEPGVVVLDEDGSPASRVESALKCLPQYDPSKSWEDSSLPFRYWKIRDYAHAYRSGKVTPSMVAERIISVIEENCRIKPPAPLLISFDAAEVRKQAAASTQRFEAGNPLSILDGIFITIKDDIDLYPHPSKGASTWMHEVRTVKEDAVCVSRLRSCGVIFVGKANMHEFGMGTTGNNPNYGTTRNPHAPDRYTGGSSSGPAAIVASGICSAALGTDGGGSVRIPSSLCGVVGLKSNYGRTSMQGSLCDSGTVEIIGPIASSVEDIMLVYAAMLGASPENRISLRPSPPCLPALSLDDSDILGSLRIGKYTAWFNDVHSTEVSDKCEDALNLLTKAHGCEIIEIVIPELHEMRTAHVVSIGSECLSSINADCEDGKGVKSTYDTRTSMVLFRSFTAADYIAAQRIRRRIMHYHMEIFKKVDIIVTPTTGMTAPKIPPSALQSGETDMQTTAYLMRFIIAGNLLGLPAISVPVGYDKSGLPIGLQVIGRPWAEATILRIASAVERLCGESKKRPLQYHDVLRTN; from the exons ATGGTGAAGAAGCTTGAAATGTTGCCGGCGAAGGACGTGGATTTGTCCTCCGTCAAATATGAACATGAAGTTGTCAAAG CTCCGCATTTGACTGGATTCGTGTTTCGATTCTTTGTGAGGATACTTGAACTTCCATTGATAGGTCCTGCTATCATGACTCATTTGAAGAAGGACAACAAAATTGATCAG TTACTGCGGCATACTGTAATACCAGAAGGACCGATGTTTAAACCTGAATATCCACCTCGAG AAACGGAACCTGGTGTTGTAGTCCTTGATGAAGATGGGAGCCCTGCAAGCCGAGTAGAGTCTGCCTTGAAGTGTCTGCCACAGTATGATCCTTCTAAATCCTGGGAAGATTCATCCTTACCCTTTCGGTACTGGAAGATACGAGACTATGCTCATGCCTATCGATCTGGAAAAGTAACCCCGTCTATG GTTGCTGAGCGCATCATCTCAGTTATAGAGGAGAATTGCAGAATTAAGCCACCAGCGCCACTTTTGATATCGTTTGATGCTGCAGAAGTCCGGAAGCAGGCAGCAGCATCTACTCAGAGGTTCGAAGCAG GAAATCCGTTATCAATATTAGATGGAATTTTCATCACGATCAAAGATGATATAGACTTGTATCCCCATCCATCTAAGG GTGCAAGTACGTGGATGCATGAGGTACGTACTGTAAAGGAGGATGCTGTCTGTGTTTCAAGGCTGCGTAGCTGTGGTGTCATTTTTGTTGGGAAGGCAAATATGCATGAGTTTGGAATGGGTACAACTGGAAATAATCCTAACTACGG AACTACAAGAAATCCTCATGCACCTGATAGGTATACTGGTGGATCTTCTTCTGGTCCAGCTGCAATTGTGGCATCTGGAATATGTTCTGCTGCACTGGGAACTGATGGTGGAG GTTCTGTTCGTATTCCTTCTTCCCTTTGTGGTGTGGTGGGACTGAAATCAAATTATGGGCGAACAAGCATGCAGGG GTCATTATGTGATAGTGGAACGGTAGAAATTATTGGACCGATTGCTTCATCAGTAGAGGATATCATGCTAGT GTACGCGGCAATGTTGGGTGCATCACCGGAAAATAGAATCAGCTTGAGACCG TCACCACCTTGCTTGCCAGCTTTGTCATTAGATGATTCAGATATTTTGGGATCATTAAGAATAGGGAAGTATACAgcg TGGTTTAATGATGTTCATTCGACTGAAGTATCCGACAAATGTGAGGATGCTCTGAATCTGTTGACAAAGGCGCATGGTTGTGAA ATAATAGAGATTGTTATACCAGAGCTTCATGAGATGCGAACTGCCCATGTTGTTTCCATTGGCTCGGAATGCTTATCTTCAATAAATGCTGATTGTGAAGACGG GAAAGGGGTAAAATCAACATATGATACACGGACTAGTATGGTACTTTTTCGGTCGTTTACAGCAGCAGATTATATTGCAGCCCAACGTATTAG ACGAAGGATTATGCATTATCACATGGAAATTTTCAAGAAGGTGGATATCATAGTGACACCAACAACTGG CATGACAGCACCCAAGATCCCTCCTAGTGCTCTGCAAAGTGGTGAGACAGATATGCAGACAACAG CTTACCTTATGCGATTCATTATAGCGGGGAATCTTCTGGGACTCCCTGCTATTAGTGTCCCG GTTGGTTACGATAAATCAGGACTTCCAATAGGTTTGCAGGTGATAGGCCGACCGTGGGCGGAAGCTACAATTCTGCGTATAGCATCTGCAGTGGAG AGACTCTGTGGTGAGTCAAAGAAAAGGCCACTGCAATATCATGACGTTCTGAGGACAAACTGA
- the LOC107468650 gene encoding uncharacterized protein LOC107468650 gives MAMENNYSYPSYPDSGDSSPRSREIDFENPPPWDDQQPPPNYKAKFMCSYGGKIQPRTHDNQLSYVAGETKILAVDLNIKFNAMIAKLSALCGCDPKDLSFKYQLPGEDLDALISVTNDDDLDHMMHEYDRLYRASARPARMRLFLFQANTTNTNSNNNLPPSSDNRLDPAQPDPLKPNPNVDYLFGLEKNTAVNVAPQQLQPPAPSPAAAPVPVKFHDTVPEPVPPPPEYQQRVAVNTSDRVVGSDPNLSHPLEVQRQFQRMQISESDQAAAYRRKSEEALVGNYAPTGGDYYAQKAPPASAPLQPGYWPDKHVSSEAYHPAASSAAGGGEPPVYVIPAHGAFYHHAPVVRPQTPPPTTQGYYAVQRMASDGYREAPLYGGVPPHKPPFSSAAPANMAPPQPLKGPGYTEGFGVVRPVGMQDNTGAAYAQVAYDSGSGRQVYYTAPGGGVVHAPPYQGVTQALTGGGVSLGQDGKVISKVSQGSV, from the coding sequence ATGGCTATGGAGAACAACTATTCATACCCATCTTACCCAGACTCAGGGGACTCTTCTCCGCGCTCAAGAGAGATCGACTTCGAGAACCCTCCTCCATGGGACGACCAACAACCGCCACCCAACTACAAGGCCAAGTTCATGTGCAGTTACGGCGGCAAGATCCAGCCTCGCACCCACGACAACCAGCTCTCCTACGTCGCCGGCGAGACCAAGATCCTCGCCGTCGACCTCAACATCAAGTTTAACGCCATGATCGCCAAGCTCTCCGCCCTCTGCGGCTGCGACCCCAAGGACCTCTCCTTCAAGTACCAGCTCCCTGGTGAGGATCTTGACGCTCTCATCTCCGTCACTAATGATGACGACCTTGACCACATGATGCACGAGTACGATCGACTCTACCGTGCTTCCGCTAGACCTGCCCGCATGCGATTATTCCTCTTCCAAGCCAACACTACTAACACTAACAGTAATAACAACCTTCCTCCCTCTTCTGATAACCGTCTTGACCCGGCCCAACCCGACCCGCTCAAACCGAATCCCAACGTGGATTATCTCTTTGGTCTTGAGAAGAATACTGCTGTTAATGTTGCTCCTCAGCAGCTTCAGCCACCTGCGCCGTCACCGGCGGCAGCTCCTGTCCCGGTGAAGTTCCATGATACGGTGCCGGAGCCTGTCCCGCCGCCGCCGGAGTACCAACAGAGGGTTGCCGTTAATACCTCCGATCGTGTCGTTGGATCGGATCCGAACTTGAGCCACCCGCTGGAAGTTCAGAGGCAGTTTCAGAGGATGCAAATTTCGGAAAGCGATCAAGCTGCTGCGTATCGGAGGAAGAGCGAGGAAGCTCTTGTCGGGAATTATGCCCCTACCGGCGGTGACTATTACGCTCAGAAAGCTCCTCCGGCGAGTGCGCCGTTACAACCTGGATATTGGCCTGATAAGCATGTTTCCAGCGAGGCTTATCATCCGGCGGCATCGTCCGCTGCCGGCGGTGGTGAGCCGCCGGTTTATGTGATTCCGGCGCATGGAGCGTTCTATCATCACGCGCCTGTAGTTCGTCCACAGACTCCTCCACCGACAACGCAGGGGTACTATGCGGTGCAGCGAATGGCTTCCGACGGTTACCGCGAAGCTCCGTTGTACGGCGGCGTGCCGCCACATAAGCCGCCGTTTTCTTCGGCTGCTCCGGCGAACATGGCACCACCACAGCCGCTTAAAGGTCCCGGTTATACGGAAGGATTCGGGGTGGTTAGGCCAGTTGGGATGCAGGATAATACCGGTGCGGCTTACGCACAGGTGGCGTACGATAGTGGAAGTGGAAGACAGGTTTACTACACTGCGCCGGGTGGTGGTGTCGTGCACGCGCCGCCGTACCAAGGGGTTACTCAGGCTCTAACCGGTGGTGGGGTGTCGTTGGGTCAAGATGGTAAGGTCATAAGCAAGGTTTCTCAAGGTTCTGTGTGa